A genomic region of Manihot esculenta cultivar AM560-2 chromosome 15, M.esculenta_v8, whole genome shotgun sequence contains the following coding sequences:
- the LOC110600719 gene encoding mitogen-activated protein kinase 12, which produces MLEKGFFTEYGEANQYEIQEVVGKGSYGVVASAIDTHTGEKVAIKKMTNIFEHVSDATRILREIKLLRLLRHPDIVEIKHIMLPPSPREFKDIYVVFELMESDLHQVIKLNDDLTPEHHQFFLYQLLRALKYIHSAHVFHRDLKPKNILANADCKLKLCDFGLARVSFANAPSAIFWTDYVATRWYRAPELCGSFSSKYTPAIDIWSIGCIFAELLAGKPLFPGKNVVHELDLITDILGTPSADSIARIGNEKARKYLNSMRKKQPIPLSKKIPNADPLALRLLERLLAFDPKDRPSAEEALADPYFHDLANKEPEPSRQPISKLEFEFEKRKLSEDDVRELIYREILEYHPDMLKEYLRGTDQTHFVYPSGIDRFKEQFAHLEEGNGRSDRISPLHRKHATSLPRERICTIDETDIVIKRSSASVTRATQQSPEKSESTEELESANRNAVAMQTSSTKPKCSSRSLLRSDSICASRCIGIVGSDREVHAL; this is translated from the exons ATGCTTGAGAAAGGGTTTTTCACCGAGTATGGAGAGGCGAACCAGTACGAGATTCAGGAAGTGGTGGGgaagggaagctatggagttgTAGCTTCCGCCATAGATACTCACACCGGAGAGAAGGTGGCTATTAAAAAGATGACCAATATCTTTGAGCATGTCTCTGATGCCACTCGCATTCTGCGGGAGATCAAACTCCTCCGCCTCCTCAGGCACCCTGATATTGTTGAAATTAAGCACATAATGCTTCCTCCATCCCCCAGGGAGTTCAAGGATATTTATGTCGTTTTTGAATTGATGGAATCTGATCTTCATCAGGTTATCAAGTTGAACGATGATCTCACTCCTGAGCATCATCAGTTTTTCTTGTACCAGCTTCTTCGAGCTCTGAAATATATACACTCAG CTCATGTATTTCATCGAGATTTGAAGCCAAAAAATATTCTTGCTAATGCAGACTGCAAGCTAAAGCTTTGTGATTTTGGGCTTGCTCGTGTGTCCTTTGCCAATGCCCCTTCTGCCATTTTTTGGACC GATTATGTGGCAACTCGATGGTACCGTGCTCCTGAACTCTGTGGTTCTTTTTCCTCTAAG TACACCCCCGCTATTGATATCTGGAGCATAGGATGTATATTTGCTGAGTTGCTAGCAGGGAAACCCTTGTTTCCTGGAAAAAATGTGGTGCACGAGCTGGATCTCATAACTGATATTCTTGGCACTCCTTCAGCAGATTCCATTGCACGG ATTGGGAATGAAAAAGCTAGGAAGTATTTGAATAGCATGAGGAAAAAGCAGCCAATTCCTTTGTCAAAAAAAATTCCAAATGCAGACCCGTTGGCCTTGCGATTACTTGAGCGTTTGCTGGCATTTGATCCTAAAGATCGGCCATCGGCTGAAGAG GCATTAGCAGATCCATACTTTCATGATCTGGCAAATAAGGAGCCTGAACCATCAAGACAACCTATATCAAAGCTCGAGTTTGAATTTGAGAAGAGGAAATTGTCAGAAGACGATGTGAGGGAGTTAATCTACAGAGAG ATTTTGGAGTACCATCCTGATATGCTTAAAGAGTACCTTCGAGGAACAGATCAGACTCACTTTGTGTATCCAAG TGGAATTGACCGATTTAAGGAACAATTTGCACATCTTGAGGAAGGAAATGGTAGAAGTGATAGAATCAGTCCTCTCCATAGGAAGCATGCCACCTCGTTGCCCAG GGAGCGAATCTGTACAATTGATGAAACTGATATCGTCATAAAGCGTAGTTCAGCATCTGTTACCCGTGCAACTCAACAAAGTCCTGAAAAATCAGAATCAACTGAAGAATTGGAATCTGCAAACAGAAATGCAGTAGCTATGCAAACCAGCTCTACCAAACCCAAGTGTAGCAGCCGTAGCCTGTTGAGGAGTGACAGCATATGTGCTTCAAGGTGCATTGGCATAGTTGGAAGTGATCGTGAAGTACATGCTCTCTGA
- the LOC110600721 gene encoding nudix hydrolase 25 isoform X1, translating into MVSVTHSHKTTLSSVPLSLLLQISLSLDLLLAQIYIASLLRPHRRLQMDGLPSGYRPNVGVCLINSDNQIFVASRLNVPGAWQMPQGGIEDNEEPRSAAIRELREETGIVSAEIIAEVPNWLTYDFPPAVKTKVNRLWGGEWHGQAQKWFLMRFTKDESEINLANGEADPEFAEWKWASPEEVVEQAVDYKRPTYEEVVRTFGPYFNVNGVPSKCKSSKW; encoded by the exons ATGGTCAGCGTCACTCATTCCCATAAAACCACCCTTTCTTCGGTTCCTCTTTCTCTCCTTCTCCAAATCtctctttctctcgatcttctcCTTGCACAGATATATATAGCGTCACTCCTACGGCCGCATAG AAGGCTGCAAATGGATGGTCTGCCCTCTGGTTATCGCCCCAATGTTGGCGTTTGTCTTATCAACTCTGATAATCAG ATTTTTGTGGCTTCTAGATTGAATGTTCCTGGAGCATGGCAGATGCCACAG GGGGGTATTGAAGACAATGAGGAGCCTAGATCTGCAGCCATCAGGGAATTACGTGAAGAAACTGGGATAGTGTCCGCTGAAATTATTGCTGAG GTACCAAATTGGTTGACTTATGACTTTCCACCTGCTGTGAAGACCAAAGTGAATCGCCTGTGGGGAGGTGAATGGCATGGGCAGGCACAGAAGTG GTTTCTTATGAGATTTACAAAAGATGAGAGTGAGATTAACTTGGCAAATGGGGAAGCAGACCCAGAATTTGCAGAATGGAAATGGGCGAGCCCTGAAGAAGTTGTTGAGCAG GCAGTGGACTACAAGAGGCCAACCTACGAGGAAGTCGTGAGAACCTTCGGGCCTTACTTCAATGTGAACGGAGTTCCGAGTAAATGTAAATCATCAAAGTGGTGA
- the LOC110600721 gene encoding nudix hydrolase 25 isoform X2, producing the protein MVSVTHSHKTTLSSVPLSLLLQISLSLDLLLAQIYIASLLRPHRLQMDGLPSGYRPNVGVCLINSDNQIFVASRLNVPGAWQMPQGGIEDNEEPRSAAIRELREETGIVSAEIIAEVPNWLTYDFPPAVKTKVNRLWGGEWHGQAQKWFLMRFTKDESEINLANGEADPEFAEWKWASPEEVVEQAVDYKRPTYEEVVRTFGPYFNVNGVPSKCKSSKW; encoded by the exons ATGGTCAGCGTCACTCATTCCCATAAAACCACCCTTTCTTCGGTTCCTCTTTCTCTCCTTCTCCAAATCtctctttctctcgatcttctcCTTGCACAGATATATATAGCGTCACTCCTACGGCCGCATAG GCTGCAAATGGATGGTCTGCCCTCTGGTTATCGCCCCAATGTTGGCGTTTGTCTTATCAACTCTGATAATCAG ATTTTTGTGGCTTCTAGATTGAATGTTCCTGGAGCATGGCAGATGCCACAG GGGGGTATTGAAGACAATGAGGAGCCTAGATCTGCAGCCATCAGGGAATTACGTGAAGAAACTGGGATAGTGTCCGCTGAAATTATTGCTGAG GTACCAAATTGGTTGACTTATGACTTTCCACCTGCTGTGAAGACCAAAGTGAATCGCCTGTGGGGAGGTGAATGGCATGGGCAGGCACAGAAGTG GTTTCTTATGAGATTTACAAAAGATGAGAGTGAGATTAACTTGGCAAATGGGGAAGCAGACCCAGAATTTGCAGAATGGAAATGGGCGAGCCCTGAAGAAGTTGTTGAGCAG GCAGTGGACTACAAGAGGCCAACCTACGAGGAAGTCGTGAGAACCTTCGGGCCTTACTTCAATGTGAACGGAGTTCCGAGTAAATGTAAATCATCAAAGTGGTGA
- the LOC110600722 gene encoding uncharacterized protein LOC110600722: MMLYDGFKEILKIQKFRRLVSYTGFYCFVAVLSYAYTSNTTRAGYSRADQFYASYPAGTELLTDTAKLYKAALGNCFESEEWGPIEFCIMAKHFDRQGKSPYAYHAQYVAHLLSHGQLDGSG; encoded by the exons ATGATGCTTTACGATGGGTTCAAAGAAATACTAAAGATTCAGAAGTTTCGCAGACTCGTATCTTACACTGGGTTTTACTGCTTTGTTGCTGTCTTGAGCTATGCTTATACAAGCAACAC AACTAGAGCTGGGTATTCTAGAGCTGATCAATTTTATGCGTCATACCCTGCTGGAACTGAACTTTTAACGGATACAGCCAAG TTGTATAAAGCTGCGCTTGGCAATTGCTTTGAATCAGAGGAGTGGGGTCCAATAGAGTTCTGCATCATGGCTAAGCACTTTGATCGCCAAGGGAAATCCCCATATGCCTATCATGCT CAATATGTAGCGCACCTTCTTTCTCATGGACAACTGGATGGAAGCGGCTAG
- the LOC110600720 gene encoding serine carboxypeptidase-like 50, with product MESTTKLTCFLQLLIFSFLCQSLASSSFTIVDSNSTFPSEALPTKSGYLPINPNTNSAIFYTFYEAQSPGLPLSQTPLLIWLQGGPGCSSMIGNFFELGPYRVVDIQNENIQHLSLERNLGSWNRIFGLIFLDNPIGVGFSFAATPEEIPRDQHSVAKHLFAAITGFIGLDPDFKNRPLYITGESYAGKYVPAIGYYILKQNMRLPEGKQVNLKGVAIGNGLTDPITQVKTHAVNAYFSGFINERQKGELEEAQWKAVEFVKTGNWSEATNARSEALDLLQNMTGLATLYDFTKKAPYRTGLVTKFLQSADVKRKLGANESIVFDECSDAVGEALSEDVMKSVKYMVELLVKKSKVLLYQGHFDLRDGVVSTEAWVRTMKWEGIKRFLIAERKVWKVNGELAGYAQKWGSLSHVVVLGAGHLVPTDQALNSQAMIEDWVLDKGVFAYEKKRVSASDTR from the coding sequence ATGGAGTCAACCACGAAATTGACCTGCTTCTTGCAGCTCCTCATCTTCTCTTTCCTCTGCCAATCTTTGGCCTCATCATCCTTCACCATCGTTGATTCAAATTCTACATTTCCCAGTGAAGCTCTTCCAACGAAATCCGGCTACCTACCCATCAACCCCAATACCAATTCAGCCATTTTCTACACCTTCTATGAAGCACAAAGCCCAGGTTTACCTCTCTCACAAACCCCACTTCTTATCTGGCTCCAGGGCGGCCCTGGTTGCTCCTCCATGATAGGCAACTTCTTTGAGCTAGGTCCGTATCGTGTGGTTGATATTCAGAATGAAAACATCCAACATCTTTCTCTTGAACGCAATTTAGGCTCTTGGAACCGCATTTTTGGCCTTATTTTCCTTGATAATCCAATTGGAGTTGGGTTTAGCTTCGCTGCTACACCCGAAGAGATACCAAGAGATCAACACTCTGTTGCTAAGCATCTCTTTGCTGCGATCACTGGGTTTATTGGTTTGGACCCAGATTTCAAGAATCGTCCACTTTATATCACTGGTGAGAGTTATGCAGGTAAGTATGTTCCTGCAATTGGATACTACATTTTGAAGCAGAATATGAGGTTGCCAGAGGGTAAACAAGTGAATTTGAAAGGTGTGGCTATAGGTAATGGGTTAACGGATCCAATAActcaagtgaaaactcatgctGTTAATGCATATTTTTCTGGTTTTATCAATGAGAGGCAAAAGGGTGAATTGGAGGAGGCCCAATGGAAGGCAGTTGAGTTTGTCAAAACGGGAAATTGGAGTGAGGCAACAAATGCAAGAAGTGAGGCCTTGGATTTGCTGCAAAACATGACAGGGTTGGCCACCTTGTATGACTTTACTAAGAAGGCGCCTTATAGGACGGGTTTAGTCACCAAATTCTTGCAATCAGCAGATGTGAAGAGGAAATTAGGAGCAAATGAATCTATTGTTTTCGATGAATGCAGTGATGCAGTGGGGGAAGCACTATCAGAGGATGTGATGAAGAGTGTCAAGTATATGGTGGAATTATTGGTGAAGAAGAGCAAGGTATTGTTGTATCAAGGGCATTTTGATTTGAGAGACGGTGTGGTTTCCACTGAGGCGTGGGTGAGGACAATGAAATGGGAGGGCATAAAGAGGTTTCTGATTGCGGAGAGAAAAGTATGGAAAGTGAATGGAGAGCTTGCTGGGTATGCGCAGAAATGGGGAAGCTTGAGCCATGTTGTGGTACTGGGAGCAGGCCATCTTGTGCCTACCGACCAGGCATTAAATTCTCAGGCCATGATAGAGGATTGGGTTTTGGATAAGGGTGTTTTTGCTTATGAGAAAAAAAGGGTCTCTGCATCGGACACCAGGTAG